ATCCCATCACAATTAAAATAGTAGCACCTACTACAGACGCTACCGTCTCTGATACTACATGACTGAGAAGAACGCCTACTTGCATCGACAAGTAAATGATCACTCCAGAAAGCATCGAAATAATAACAATCGAAAGGAGTGGTATTTTCATTTTCCTCAGACCATATGTAATACCGACTCCAAAACTGTCCAAACTCAGCGCGAAGGCTAACAACATCAATGAAACCATTTGACTGAGCACCCGGTCCCCTCCCTGTCTCAAGCGGATTTCCCGGAACATTCAACTTTACCCGGTAATGATCCGCATCCAGTTAATATTCTCTCCGTTATTATATGGAGGAACAAACGAGGGGGTGCACATTCATCTACATATTCACTTGTTCAATTGGCACCTAGGGCAATAATGCGTTCCTCGGCCTCCAACGACCGTCCTCTCAATCATAGAACCACACTTCTCACAAGGCTGAGACTGTCGTCCATACACTTGAAGTTGATGCTGGAACATTCCCATCTCTCCTTGGCCATTTACATAAGACTTAATGGATGATCCGCCTGCTTTCACCGATTCCAATAATGTACTTACCACAGAAGCATGTAAACGTTCAAACTGAGAATCACTCAATGAATTTACGCTTTGTTCCGGGTGAATTCCCGCCTTGAATAAGGCTTCATCCACATAGATATTCCCAATCCCAACCACATATGCTTGATTCAACAGCACGGACTTAATCTTCGTCTTCTTACCTACTAAGACACCTTTAAATTGCTCTAAAGTGAATGATTCATCTAATGGCTCAAGTCCAAGCTTAGACAAGGGTGGAAGTTGGAATTCCTCCCCTGGATTGAACAAATGCATCGTTCCGAATTGACGTACGTCCTTATATCGTAATTCAGTTCCATCATTAAAATGAAAAATAACATGTGTATGTTTATCTACAGGGTCTGAACTCTTAAAGAGTCCATACCGCCCTTCCATCCGTAGATGGGAGACCAGTACTAGACCATCCATGACGATCCGTAGAAATTTCCCACGTCGATCCACTTCAACAATGGTATGTCCTGCAAGCATGATTTCGAATTGCTTTATATCATCAGGGCGCTGAATAATCCGCGCCAAATTTACAGTTACATAATCTATCTTTTTACCTTTAATTAATTGATTTAAGGTTCTTTTAATCGTTTCTACTTCCGGCAACTCCGGCATGATGTACTCACCTCTATACTATTATAACGGAATTTGAAGCATTTAGGGTGTTTATTTAGCCTCATACCAGTTCATTCCAAAGCTAACTTCCGATTTCAACGGTACAACAAGTTTTAATGCTTGGCCCATGATTTCCGGTACCAAAAATTTCATAGTCTCCAGCTCATCCGCAGGAACTTCAAATACTAATTCATCGTGTACTTGAAGCAGCATGCGGCTTTTCAATTCTCGATCTGCGAGCGCCTGATCCATGTGTACCATAGCCAGCTTAATAATGTCTGCAGCCGTTCCTTGAATAGGCGTATTCATTGCCGTCCGTTCAGCAAAGGAGCGGATATTGAAGTTACTTGCATTAATCTCTGGTAAATAACGTCGTCTTCCCAATAACGTTGTGACGTAACCGTCGTTTTTGGCTACTTTTACGATATCATCCATATATTTACGCACACCTTGAAACACTTCAAAATACTGTTCAATAAATTTAGCAGCCTCTTTGCGTGGAATATTGAGGTTCTGTGACAGTCCATAATCACTAATTCCATATACAATACCGAAATTAACCGCTTTGGCCGAGCGACGCATATCAGCGCCTACCTCTTCTGCCTTCACTCCGAACACATCCATTGCCGTCTTCGTATGAATGTCCATATCATGGATGAATGCATCCTTTAAGCGTTCATCATCTGATATATGAGCTAACACACGCAGTTCGATCTGTGAATAATCGGCTGCCAAAATGGACCATCCCGGTTCAGAAGGTACGAATACTTTACGTATTTTGCGCCCTTCTTCAAGTCTAATCGGAATGTTCTGAAGATTCGGAAATTGACTGCTAAGTCTGCCTGTTGCAGCAATGGTCTGCCGATAATACGTATGCACTTTACCCGTCTGTGGTGATATCTCTTTCAGAAGACCTTCTACATATGTAGACTGTAACTTCGCCAGGGTACGATATTTCAATATCAGCTGAACAATATCATGGTAAGGAGCTAGCTTCTCCAGCACTTCCGCATCGGTGGAATAACCCGTTTTTGTTTTCTTAATGACAGGTAAACCTAACTTCACGAACAGAATTTCTCCGAGTTGCTTAGGCGAATTAAGATTAAATTCAATGCCTGCGATACTATAAATTTGTTCCGTTAGTCCGTTGATCTGCTCTTCAAATTCCTTACCCAACTGCTGTAATTCCTCGGTATGAACAGCAATACCCTGCTTCTCCATATCTGCCAGGATACGAGATAACGGCATCTCAAGATCATGAAACAATGAACTCATCTCATTCTCACTTAGAGCTAATTCCTGCTTCGGAATGATGTTCAGTAGCGTAGCCGTCTTGCTTGCAAGATGCTTGCTTAGAATGTCCGTATCTGGCACCTTATATTTCGCACCTTTGCCAAACACATCCTCATCAGCAACCATGAACGATAAACCATATTTGGATGCCAAGTCACTTACCGTCTGGTTAGCCTCGGTAGGATCGAGGATATATGCCGCAAGCTGCACATCGAAAGAAGCCCCTGCAAAAGGTACACCATGCCAATGTAACGCGAGATCCATCCGATGTAGATCATATCCTCGTTTCGGTGCATCAGCATCTTGTAACCAGTTCACGATCGGCTGGGCTTGACTCGATTTCACAAGATCAAAGGGAATATAATAATGTCGATCTTCTGTGGACAATACCATGCCTATAACATCTGCACGATGCGGATTATCGCCATGAGTCTCCACATGTAACACTTGAACCTCTGGTAAACGTTCAATCAATTCATTCATATTGTTTTCTGTAATGACTGTAACTTCAACATTTATGGCTGGCTGGGCAACCGTCCCTTCTTCACCCTCTGCATGACCAGCTGAGAAAGATAAACGTTCAAGCAGTGATTTAAATTCTAACTTGGCCATGGCTGGACCTGCCGTCTCTTCCTTGAGGCCGCTAAATGTCATATCATCCAGTGACTCATCTAGTGGCACTTCACGGAAAATTGTAGCCAGTTTCTTGCTGAGCGTTGCATCATCGGCATGAGTCTCAATTTTCTCTTTCATTTTGCCCTTCAGTTCATGCGTATTCGCAAGTACTTCCTCTACTGATCCGTATTGATGTAGTAACTTGAGTGCTGTCTTCTCTCCAACGCCCGGTACACCCGGAATGTTATCTGAAGGATCACCCATTAACCCTTTTAAATCAATAATTTGATGAGGTTGTAAACCATACCTTTCTTGGATACTCTCTGGTGTGTAGAGTTCAATCTCTGTCACTCCTTTACGAGTCAGGCCGACCTGAACATTATCAGACGCTAGCTGGAACATATCCTTGTCCCCCGTGATGACCATGACCTGCCGTCCTGCCTGATCCGCTTCTAAGGAGAGCGTACCGATAATATCATCAGCTTCATATCCAGCAAGCTCAAATTGAGCAATCCCGAATCCACGCAATAGTTCCTTAAGCAATGGAAATTGTTCGGATAGCTCAGGTGGTGTCTTTTGACGCCCCCCTTTGTAATCCTGATAGTCGCTATGTCGGAAAGTGACTTTCCCTGCATCAAAGGCAACCATCATATGCGTCGGTTTATAGTCTTCAATAAGCCGCAAAAGCATCGTTGTAAAACCATATACGGCATTCGTATGTAGCCCCTTGGTATTCGTAAGTGGTGGCATTGCAAAAAATGCACGATAAATGATACTATTTCCATCAATAAGAATTAACTTGTCCATAAAGCACCTTCCCTTTTTAAGAACGTTCTCATGTCATGATAACATACGAGCATGCAATTAGAGAAAAATCGACCCTATATTCAGCAAGAAGAAACAGCTTCGCCGTCCTTAAAGAGACGGTAACCGTTTCTCGTAGAGATATAAGCAAAGTATATTGGAGACTTAACCATTCTTATATTCCAAAAAAGAGACTAACCAAAGGTCTTGTTGACCTTTGGTTAGTCTCCGAATATAAAACCCCACTACTGATTCAAATCTGGACGATGGCCTGTTACAAGATAGACCACACTTTCTCCAATATTCGTTGCATGATCTCCGATCCGCTCAATATAACGTCCCACTAGTGTAAGTAACATAATCTGCGAAGAGGATTCCGGATGACTAATCATGAATCCGTATAATTCCGTTATCATTTGACTGTAGAGATGGTCTACTTGATCATCATCCTGAGCCATTTTGTAAGCAAGATCTGTATTCTCATCTAAATAAGAAGTAATGGCATCCGTTGTCATCGTTTTCACGAGCTCGGCCATATGCGGGATGTCCACGAGAGGTTTAATTAATTGTTGCCCTTGTAGACGCATCGTGACTTTAGCTACATCAAGAGCCAAATCCCCCATACGCTCCAAGTCACTGGAAATTTTGAATGCCACCAAAATTCTTCTTAAATCTTTAGCAACAGGCTGTTGAGTTACGATCAAGCGGGAACCAATCTCCATAATT
The nucleotide sequence above comes from Paenibacillus sp. IHBB 10380. Encoded proteins:
- the mutM gene encoding DNA-formamidopyrimidine glycosylase; translated protein: MPELPEVETIKRTLNQLIKGKKIDYVTVNLARIIQRPDDIKQFEIMLAGHTIVEVDRRGKFLRIVMDGLVLVSHLRMEGRYGLFKSSDPVDKHTHVIFHFNDGTELRYKDVRQFGTMHLFNPGEEFQLPPLSKLGLEPLDESFTLEQFKGVLVGKKTKIKSVLLNQAYVVGIGNIYVDEALFKAGIHPEQSVNSLSDSQFERLHASVVSTLLESVKAGGSSIKSYVNGQGEMGMFQHQLQVYGRQSQPCEKCGSMIERTVVGGRGTHYCPRCQLNK
- the polA gene encoding DNA polymerase I, with translation MDKLILIDGNSIIYRAFFAMPPLTNTKGLHTNAVYGFTTMLLRLIEDYKPTHMMVAFDAGKVTFRHSDYQDYKGGRQKTPPELSEQFPLLKELLRGFGIAQFELAGYEADDIIGTLSLEADQAGRQVMVITGDKDMFQLASDNVQVGLTRKGVTEIELYTPESIQERYGLQPHQIIDLKGLMGDPSDNIPGVPGVGEKTALKLLHQYGSVEEVLANTHELKGKMKEKIETHADDATLSKKLATIFREVPLDESLDDMTFSGLKEETAGPAMAKLEFKSLLERLSFSAGHAEGEEGTVAQPAINVEVTVITENNMNELIERLPEVQVLHVETHGDNPHRADVIGMVLSTEDRHYYIPFDLVKSSQAQPIVNWLQDADAPKRGYDLHRMDLALHWHGVPFAGASFDVQLAAYILDPTEANQTVSDLASKYGLSFMVADEDVFGKGAKYKVPDTDILSKHLASKTATLLNIIPKQELALSENEMSSLFHDLEMPLSRILADMEKQGIAVHTEELQQLGKEFEEQINGLTEQIYSIAGIEFNLNSPKQLGEILFVKLGLPVIKKTKTGYSTDAEVLEKLAPYHDIVQLILKYRTLAKLQSTYVEGLLKEISPQTGKVHTYYRQTIAATGRLSSQFPNLQNIPIRLEEGRKIRKVFVPSEPGWSILAADYSQIELRVLAHISDDERLKDAFIHDMDIHTKTAMDVFGVKAEEVGADMRRSAKAVNFGIVYGISDYGLSQNLNIPRKEAAKFIEQYFEVFQGVRKYMDDIVKVAKNDGYVTTLLGRRRYLPEINASNFNIRSFAERTAMNTPIQGTAADIIKLAMVHMDQALADRELKSRMLLQVHDELVFEVPADELETMKFLVPEIMGQALKLVVPLKSEVSFGMNWYEAK
- the phoU gene encoding phosphate signaling complex protein PhoU, yielding MIQRKELDHNLGELRLLLQSMGQHVIHALEGAVTALHTLDTEKAQQIVKDDAKLNAMEEQIMEIGSRLIVTQQPVAKDLRRILVAFKISSDLERMGDLALDVAKVTMRLQGQQLIKPLVDIPHMAELVKTMTTDAITSYLDENTDLAYKMAQDDDQVDHLYSQMITELYGFMISHPESSSQIMLLTLVGRYIERIGDHATNIGESVVYLVTGHRPDLNQ